One part of the Amaranthus tricolor cultivar Red isolate AtriRed21 chromosome 16, ASM2621246v1, whole genome shotgun sequence genome encodes these proteins:
- the LOC130802608 gene encoding uncharacterized protein LOC130802608 produces MVKRPKELSRFLVAHNISLFSFLETKVKMGYLGRLYQNLCPGWCFSHNLPYHHGVRIIFGWKGSEMNVNILFMSSQIVHLEITPIIGEVFLCSFVYGDNTASNRSVLFHQLVSLHVNGPWLVMGDFNCLAGLDECTGHAVRLQETIPLRRCMETCGLHDLRFHDWKDVFRTAEVSFLEEGSFDHTPMLIQFIKHPRGKKTFKFFNHWAEQEGFIKSVSEVWEDDLRNAQSELHKHPCDPELSSKEYAADRLRKAKNDQDTYLSQLTKLNWLKFGDENSRYFHQSIRQRRIQESFVTFYQQLLCNNFNCRRRIDMNVITKGPLLENSLHEQLSLCFSVEKIRNALWSIPDTKISGLDGYNSKFYKAAWFVVGDDLVEAVQ; encoded by the exons ATGGTTAAGCGGCCAAAGGAGTTGTCTAGATTTCTAGTTGCCCATAATATTTCCTTGTTCAGTTTCCTAGAGACCAAGGTGAAGATGGGTTACCTTGGTCGCTTATATCAAAATCTCTGCCCTGGTTGGTGTTTCTCTCATAATTTACCTTATCATCATGGTGTTCGTATCATTTTTGGATGGAAGGGTAGTGAGATGAATGTTAATATTCTTTTCATGAGCAGTCAAATTGTTCATCTAGAGATTACTCCTATTATAGGTGAGGTGTTCTTATGCTCTTTTGTTTATGGGGATAATACTGCTAGTAATCGATCTGTTTTGTTTCATCAATTAGTTTCTCTTCACGTTAATGGCCCTTGGTTAGTCATGGGGGACTTTAATTGTTTAGCTGGCTTGGATGAATGTACTGGTCATGCAGTGCGATTGCAGGAAACTATTCCACTACGTCGATGTATGGAAACTTGTGGTCTTCATGATTTGAGATTCCATG ATTGGAAGGATGTCTTCCGTACTGCTGAAGTGTCTTTCCTAGAAGAAGGATCGTTCGATCATACACCTATGCTGATTCAGTTCATCAAACATCCCAGGGGTAAGAAGACTTTTAAGTTTTTCAATCACTGGGCTGAGCAGGAGGGTTTTATTAAAAGTGTCTCCGAAGTTTGGG AGGATGATCTTCGTAACGCTCAAAGCGAACTTCATAAACACCCTTGTGATCCAGAACTCTCCTCAAAAGAGTATGCTGCTGATAGGCTTAGGAAGGCTAAGAATGATCAAGACACTTACCTTAGCCAGTTAACCAAATTAAATTGGCTGAAATTTGGAGATGAGAATTCCCGCTACTTTCATCAGAGCATTAGACAAAG AAGGATTCAAGAGTCTTTTGTTACTTTCTATCAGCAACTGCTGTGCAATAATTTTAACTGCCGGAGGCGCATCGACATGAACGTTATTACAAAAGGGCCTCTATTAGAGAACTCTCTCCATGAGCAGCTATCTCTTTGCTTCTCGGTAGAGAAAATCAGGAATGCGCTATGGAGTATCCCTGACACAAAAATTTCGGGCCTGGATGGATACAATAGCAAATTCTATAAAGCTGCT